A single window of Gammaproteobacteria bacterium DNA harbors:
- a CDS encoding PAS domain-containing protein has protein sequence MHCGTDNHTFQILADNIDEAFWLTGADGKEIFHVSSVYQRLWQQTGDTLIAQPRAWCAAIHPEDRPRIERAFEAYLAAPDESGFQTRFRLRRPDGSVRCVEMRILPVPDENPRHLFLARDITELRQTHAALQESNDKLVRLTRHQETVHEAHRTGIAREIHDELGQALTVMNLDLYWLRRHCPPDEPIHAKLDEMRDLIERTASAVQDIATRLRPANLGAFGLEGALDWFISRFRQQNDGLDCKASIKLDGNQIDHDCSIALYRILQEALTNISRHARARSVTIDVFHDHDAVLLTVEDDGVGIGEQDLQRGDAWGLIGMRERAAALRGKIDIRRQAAGGTRLAVCLPLSRAETPRGKRQCEPNEPCCPDFPEVGG, from the coding sequence GTGCATTGCGGAACGGATAACCACACCTTCCAGATTCTAGCGGACAATATCGACGAGGCATTTTGGCTGACCGGCGCGGATGGCAAAGAGATCTTCCATGTCAGCTCCGTGTATCAACGCCTCTGGCAACAAACCGGTGACACCCTGATCGCGCAGCCGCGCGCCTGGTGCGCGGCCATCCATCCCGAAGACCGCCCGCGGATCGAACGCGCCTTCGAGGCCTATCTCGCCGCGCCCGACGAGAGCGGCTTCCAGACCCGCTTCCGTCTGCGCCGCCCCGACGGCAGCGTCCGCTGCGTAGAGATGCGCATACTTCCGGTCCCCGACGAAAACCCGCGCCATCTGTTCCTCGCCCGCGACATCACCGAGCTGAGGCAGACCCATGCCGCCCTGCAGGAATCCAACGACAAGCTGGTCAGGCTGACCCGCCATCAGGAAACCGTCCACGAGGCCCACCGTACCGGCATTGCGCGCGAGATCCACGATGAACTGGGACAGGCGCTCACCGTGATGAACCTGGATCTGTACTGGCTGCGCAGGCATTGCCCGCCCGACGAACCCATACACGCCAAGCTGGACGAAATGCGCGACCTCATCGAGCGCACGGCCAGCGCGGTGCAGGACATCGCCACGCGCCTGCGCCCCGCCAATCTGGGCGCCTTCGGACTGGAGGGCGCGCTCGACTGGTTCATCAGCCGGTTCCGGCAGCAGAACGACGGCCTGGACTGCAAAGCCTCCATCAAGCTGGACGGGAATCAGATCGACCATGACTGTTCCATCGCGCTGTACCGCATCCTGCAGGAGGCGCTTACCAACATATCGCGTCATGCGCGCGCCCGGTCGGTCACGATCGACGTCTTCCATGACCACGACGCCGTCCTCCTCACCGTGGAGGACGACGGTGTCGGTATCGGGGAGCAGGATCTGCAGCGCGGCGACGCCTGGGGACTGATCGGGATGCGGGAGCGCGCCGCCGCCCTGCGCGGTAAAATCGACATTCGCCGTCAGGCCGCGGGCGGCACCCGGCTTGCGGTCTGCCTGCCGCTGTCACGCGCGGAGACGCCCCGCGGAAAGCGGCAATGCGAACCCAACGAACCCTGCTGCCCGGACTTCCCGGAAGTGGGTGGATGA
- the mfd gene encoding transcription-repair coupling factor, producing the protein MTDFIPDADTADSRVSPFHPPLPRPDGRVFEWGRLYGSGAGLAIAGAARDHDGPVIVLTSGMPATERLEHELRFYLAESDPPVLILPDRETLPYDAFSPHQDIVSERLDTLQRLPGLRKGILLAPVATAMVRLAPRAYLDAFSLRLDVGERIDTEHMRARLARSGYRLAAQVMEHGEFCIRGNLIDLYPMGSALPFRLELLDDEIESMRTFDPETQRSVERVERIRLLPAGEFPLHEEAIEQFRREFRRRFAGDPQRSPIYRDVSQGLAPAGIEYYLPLFFDHTETLFDYLPANSLVLLSADTGPAIEQHWAEIGERYEQLRHDAERPLVPPEALFLTEDDITAALAGVARCQLQTVELETTAASRNLALDAPPGLSQPARARHPLESLLRFLDVYAGRVLLIVETPGRRESLLAMLHDAERFPRTYQDWRGFLDDDAPLGIAVAGLERGLVIEEPAIAVITEAQIFGEYVMQRRRRNKRGRDAEAVIRNLTELAIGSPVVHEEHGVGRYLGLQMLTAGGVQNEFLKLEYAGGDKLYVPVSSLQLISRYTGAAPEQAPLHRLGSGQWQRARRRAAERARDVAAELLDIYARREARPGRVFALPDDQYAAFAAGFPFEETPDQLDAINDVIADMTAGKTMDRLVCGDVGFGKTEVAMRAAFVAVQGGAQVAVLVPTTLLAQQHYHNFRDRFADLPVRIEVLSRFRSGKEQDTVLAALAEGKVDIIIGTHKLLQPAVRFKDLGLVILDEEHRFGVRQKERLKALRAEVDILTLTATPIPRTLNMALSNLRDLSIIATPPQRRLAVKSFVREWSRPLLREACLREIHRGGQVYFLHNEVRTIDRIAAELREIVPEASLRVAHGQMAERELEQIMQDFYHQRFNLLVCTTIIESGIDIPNANTIILNRADHLGLAQLYQLRGRVGRSHHQAYAYLIVPPRGAMTADAVKRLEAIESIEALGAGFTLATHDLEIRGAGELLGEEQSGQIQEVGFSMYMELLERAVDDLKSGRTPRLDDPIALDAEIELGEPALIPEDYLPDVHGRLVMYKRIASAADPDELRELQVEMIDRFGLLPDPVKHLFEVARLKLTAVPLGVRKIELTAEAGRIVFGPEPKIDSARLIGLIQKQPDRYRLHGADRLQFKYPAADLGGRLQATYDLLARITGDKTTAPAG; encoded by the coding sequence ATGACCGATTTCATTCCGGACGCAGACACCGCCGACTCGCGCGTCTCCCCGTTCCATCCGCCGCTGCCGCGCCCGGACGGTCGCGTCTTCGAATGGGGCCGCCTGTATGGCAGCGGGGCCGGCTTGGCCATCGCCGGCGCCGCCCGCGACCACGACGGTCCGGTGATCGTGCTCACCTCCGGCATGCCCGCCACCGAGCGGCTGGAACATGAACTGCGGTTCTACCTGGCGGAGTCCGATCCGCCCGTACTGATCCTGCCCGACCGGGAAACGCTGCCTTACGATGCGTTCTCGCCGCACCAGGACATCGTGTCGGAGCGACTCGACACGCTGCAGCGCCTCCCCGGCCTGCGCAAAGGCATCCTGCTCGCGCCGGTCGCGACGGCGATGGTGCGGCTCGCGCCGCGCGCCTATCTCGACGCCTTCAGCCTGCGGCTCGACGTCGGCGAGCGTATCGACACCGAACACATGCGCGCACGCCTCGCCCGCAGCGGGTACCGTCTCGCGGCGCAGGTCATGGAACACGGCGAGTTCTGCATCCGCGGCAATCTGATCGATCTCTATCCGATGGGCAGCGCACTCCCCTTCCGCCTCGAACTGCTCGACGACGAGATCGAGAGCATGCGCACCTTCGACCCCGAAACCCAGCGCTCGGTCGAGCGCGTGGAACGGATCCGGCTGCTGCCGGCGGGGGAATTCCCCCTGCACGAGGAAGCGATCGAGCAATTCCGCCGCGAGTTCCGCCGCCGTTTCGCCGGCGACCCGCAGCGCAGCCCGATCTACCGCGACGTCAGCCAGGGGCTCGCGCCCGCCGGCATCGAATACTATCTCCCGCTGTTCTTCGACCATACCGAGACCCTGTTCGATTACCTCCCCGCCAACAGCCTGGTCCTGCTCTCCGCCGATACCGGACCGGCGATCGAACAGCACTGGGCCGAGATCGGCGAACGCTACGAACAACTGCGTCATGACGCGGAACGCCCGCTGGTCCCGCCGGAAGCGCTGTTCCTGACCGAAGACGACATCACCGCGGCGCTTGCCGGTGTCGCGCGCTGCCAGCTGCAGACGGTCGAACTGGAGACGACGGCTGCGAGCCGGAATCTTGCGCTCGATGCACCCCCCGGCCTCAGTCAGCCGGCGCGCGCGCGCCACCCGCTCGAATCGCTGCTCCGGTTTCTTGATGTGTACGCCGGGCGAGTCCTGCTGATCGTGGAGACACCGGGGCGCCGCGAGAGCCTGCTCGCGATGCTGCACGACGCGGAACGTTTCCCGCGCACCTATCAGGACTGGCGCGGCTTCCTCGACGACGACGCCCCGCTCGGCATCGCCGTCGCGGGACTCGAACGCGGACTGGTCATCGAGGAACCTGCCATCGCGGTCATCACCGAGGCGCAGATCTTCGGCGAGTACGTCATGCAGCGCCGCCGCCGGAACAAGCGCGGCCGCGACGCCGAGGCGGTCATCCGCAACCTGACCGAACTCGCCATCGGCTCGCCGGTGGTGCACGAGGAACACGGCGTCGGCCGCTATCTCGGCCTGCAGATGCTGACCGCCGGCGGCGTGCAGAACGAATTCCTCAAGCTGGAATACGCCGGCGGCGACAAGCTCTATGTCCCGGTCAGCTCGCTGCAGCTGATCAGCCGCTACACCGGCGCCGCCCCCGAACAGGCGCCGCTGCACAGGCTCGGCAGCGGCCAGTGGCAGCGCGCGCGCCGCCGCGCCGCCGAGCGCGCCCGCGACGTCGCCGCGGAACTGCTCGACATCTACGCCCGCCGCGAGGCGCGCCCGGGCCGGGTCTTCGCCCTGCCCGACGACCAGTACGCCGCCTTCGCCGCCGGCTTCCCGTTCGAGGAGACGCCCGACCAGCTGGACGCCATCAACGATGTGATCGCCGACATGACCGCCGGCAAGACGATGGACCGCCTGGTCTGCGGCGATGTCGGTTTCGGCAAGACCGAGGTGGCGATGCGCGCGGCCTTCGTCGCCGTGCAGGGCGGCGCCCAGGTCGCCGTACTGGTACCCACCACGCTGCTGGCCCAGCAGCATTACCACAACTTCAGGGACCGCTTCGCCGACCTGCCCGTACGTATCGAGGTGCTGTCACGTTTCCGCTCCGGCAAGGAACAGGACACGGTGCTGGCGGCGCTGGCGGAGGGCAAGGTCGATATCATCATCGGCACGCACAAGCTGCTGCAGCCCGCCGTCCGCTTCAAGGACCTCGGCCTCGTCATCCTCGACGAGGAGCACCGCTTCGGCGTGCGCCAGAAGGAACGCCTGAAGGCGCTGCGCGCCGAGGTGGACATCCTCACGCTGACCGCGACGCCGATCCCGCGCACGCTGAACATGGCGCTGTCGAACCTGCGCGACCTGTCGATCATCGCCACGCCGCCGCAGCGCCGCCTCGCGGTCAAGAGCTTCGTGCGCGAATGGAGCCGGCCGCTGCTGCGCGAGGCCTGCCTGCGCGAGATCCACCGCGGCGGCCAGGTCTACTTCCTGCACAACGAGGTGCGCACCATCGACAGGATCGCCGCCGAGCTGCGCGAGATCGTGCCGGAAGCGAGCCTGCGCGTGGCCCATGGCCAAATGGCGGAGCGCGAACTCGAGCAGATCATGCAGGACTTCTACCACCAGCGCTTCAACCTGCTGGTGTGCACCACCATCATCGAGAGCGGGATCGACATCCCCAACGCCAACACCATCATCCTGAACCGCGCCGACCATCTCGGCCTGGCGCAGCTCTATCAGCTGCGCGGCCGCGTCGGGCGCTCGCACCACCAGGCCTATGCCTATCTGATCGTGCCGCCGCGCGGCGCGATGACCGCCGACGCCGTGAAGCGCCTGGAGGCGATCGAGTCGATCGAGGCCCTGGGGGCGGGCTTCACCCTGGCGACCCACGACCTCGAGATCCGCGGCGCCGGCGAACTGCTCGGCGAGGAACAGAGCGGCCAGATCCAGGAAGTGGGTTTCTCCATGTACATGGAGCTGCTCGAACGCGCGGTCGACGACCTCAAGTCCGGCCGCACGCCGCGCCTGGACGACCCGATCGCGCTGGACGCCGAGATCGAACTGGGCGAACCGGCGCTGATCCCGGAGGACTACCTGCCGGACGTCCACGGACGGCTGGTCATGTACAAGCGCATCGCCAGCGCCGCCGATCCCGACGAGCTGCGCGAGCTCCAGGTCGAGATGATCGACCGCTTCGGCCTGCTGCCGGATCCGGTCAAGCACCTGTTCGAGGTCGCGCGGCTCAAGCTCACCGCGGTCCCGCTCGGCGTGCGCAAGATCGAGCTGACGGCCGAGGCCGGCCGCATCGTCTTCGGGCCCGAACCGAAGATCGACAGCGCCCGCCTCATCGGCCTGATCCAGAAACAGCCGGATCGTTACCGCCTGCACGGGGCGGATCGCCTGCAGTTCAAGTATCCGGCGGCCGATCTCGGCGGACGCCTGCAGGCGACCTACGACCTGCTCGCGCGGATCACGGGCGACAAGACCACCGCACCCGCCGGCTGA
- a CDS encoding Smr/MutS family protein: MEVDGELDYTRPGLQHGVMRKLRRGQFPVDAELDLHGMTATIARRELYAFLERCRTAAARCVLIIHGKGLSTPDRRPVLKSGVNAWLRQRDDVLAFCSARPRDGGTGALYVLLRKQS, translated from the coding sequence ATGGAAGTCGACGGGGAACTGGACTATACCCGCCCGGGACTGCAGCACGGTGTCATGCGCAAGCTCCGCCGCGGTCAGTTCCCCGTCGACGCCGAGCTCGACCTGCACGGCATGACGGCCACCATCGCGCGGCGCGAGCTGTATGCCTTCCTCGAACGATGCCGGACAGCCGCGGCGCGCTGCGTCCTGATCATCCACGGCAAGGGGCTCAGCACGCCGGACCGGCGGCCGGTGCTGAAGTCCGGCGTCAACGCCTGGCTGCGCCAGCGCGACGATGTCCTCGCCTTCTGTTCCGCGCGTCCACGCGACGGCGGCACCGGCGCCCTGTACGTATTGTTGAGAAAGCAGTCCTGA
- a CDS encoding sulfotransferase — MAKLTVDQALLRAKSLERKGENEEARALYQSVLQNFPGNPTAREALARLGQAAASGPSPPQESLDHLLALYHQGQLDVVAAQAERLAREFPASFLLWNILGASCAQIGKAAIAEQAFRRATELKPDFPDAFSNLGNILKDQGRLEEAVASFTRAIELNPGFAEAHGNLGNALRNLDRLDEASASFARAIALKPDHLEAHCNLFELFEKSNCLDSAREVLENARKVFPVFPPELRLRSAAYHFRLKEFDAVIAELQGIGGQDLRLTSEIKRQELLAKSLEKTRRYADAFLHMRRMNELIHSAYPAFGKPAADYLENIERRKRQLQSAQKERPSARPAPAGLQPVFLVGFPRSGTTLLDAFLRGHPRIEVVEEKPMLVRAFASIDEFSSPVAIESLDAETLDRMRGRYFDELGRHLRHEDGKTVVDKLPLNLTLAPEMHALFPDARYILALRHPLDCLLSNYKQNFKPNVPMYLMSDLAKASALYDAAMSVFHLSQERYGLAVHRVRYEDLTQDTEAALKSLVAFLGLEWDADLLDHRRTAAQRQMINTPSYSQVVEGVYRDSNDLWRNYEAELRAFTPGLRRWMEEFGYR, encoded by the coding sequence ATGGCGAAGTTGACTGTCGATCAGGCGCTTCTGCGCGCAAAGTCGCTTGAGCGAAAGGGCGAGAACGAGGAAGCGCGCGCGCTGTATCAGTCCGTGCTGCAAAACTTCCCGGGCAACCCGACGGCGCGAGAGGCCCTCGCCCGGCTCGGTCAGGCCGCCGCGTCCGGCCCGTCTCCACCCCAGGAATCACTCGATCACCTGCTGGCCCTCTATCACCAGGGTCAGCTCGACGTCGTCGCCGCACAGGCGGAGCGGCTCGCACGGGAATTCCCCGCGTCATTCCTGCTGTGGAATATCCTGGGGGCGTCATGCGCCCAGATCGGAAAAGCCGCCATCGCCGAGCAGGCGTTCCGCCGGGCCACCGAACTCAAACCCGATTTTCCCGATGCCTTCAGCAATCTCGGTAATATCCTGAAGGATCAGGGTCGGCTTGAGGAGGCCGTCGCGAGCTTTACCCGCGCCATCGAACTGAATCCCGGTTTCGCAGAGGCGCACGGAAATCTCGGCAACGCGCTCAGGAATCTGGACAGACTCGACGAGGCCTCCGCCAGCTTCGCGCGGGCGATCGCGCTGAAACCCGACCACCTCGAAGCGCACTGCAACCTGTTCGAGCTTTTTGAGAAATCCAACTGCCTCGATTCCGCGCGAGAAGTCCTGGAGAACGCCCGCAAGGTGTTCCCGGTGTTTCCCCCGGAGCTGAGGCTGCGCAGCGCCGCCTATCACTTCCGGCTGAAGGAATTCGACGCCGTGATCGCCGAGCTGCAAGGAATCGGCGGGCAGGACCTGAGGCTCACATCGGAAATCAAGCGCCAGGAACTGCTGGCCAAATCACTCGAAAAGACCCGCCGCTACGCGGACGCCTTCCTGCACATGCGCAGGATGAACGAGCTTATCCACTCGGCCTATCCGGCCTTCGGGAAACCGGCGGCGGACTATCTTGAAAACATCGAAAGGCGAAAGCGGCAACTGCAGTCCGCGCAAAAGGAAAGGCCGTCCGCACGACCCGCTCCCGCCGGGCTCCAGCCGGTGTTTCTGGTCGGATTTCCACGCTCCGGCACCACTCTGCTCGATGCCTTTCTCCGCGGCCATCCGCGCATCGAGGTCGTGGAGGAAAAACCGATGCTGGTGCGGGCGTTCGCCTCCATCGACGAATTCAGCTCGCCGGTCGCGATCGAGTCTCTGGACGCGGAAACGCTGGACCGGATGCGCGGGCGGTACTTCGACGAACTGGGCCGGCATCTCAGGCACGAAGACGGAAAGACCGTCGTCGACAAGCTGCCCCTGAACCTGACCCTGGCGCCGGAGATGCACGCCCTGTTTCCGGATGCGCGCTATATCCTGGCGCTGCGACACCCGCTCGATTGCCTGCTGAGCAACTACAAGCAGAATTTCAAACCCAACGTCCCGATGTACCTGATGTCGGACCTGGCGAAGGCCTCGGCCTTGTACGACGCGGCGATGTCGGTCTTTCATCTCAGCCAGGAGCGCTACGGCCTGGCCGTCCACCGCGTGCGTTATGAAGACCTGACGCAGGATACCGAGGCCGCGCTGAAATCACTTGTCGCGTTCCTCGGCCTGGAATGGGACGCCGACCTGCTGGATCACCGGCGCACCGCCGCGCAAAGACAGATGATCAACACTCCCAGCTACAGCCAGGTCGTCGAGGGCGTCTACCGGGATTCGAACGACCTGTGGCGAAACTATGAAGCGGAACTGCGCGCCTTCACGCCCGGACTGCGGCGCTGGATGGAGGAATTCGGCTATCGGTAA
- a CDS encoding cell envelope integrity protein TolA — translation MTRSFLTGFLLLCCCGPAAASWESASDVDGGADGVRTQDVRGNSLMIYRDANGAFEAALYLNAYLPEPEQPGTATPVLFSIDDHAPHLIDSGAWAADAPYRKLTFRLSDPADAGLSEAMIEILEGTRVSFSYPAGALGRETVRFALADPGRLAADVIGIALPIDHARHARLRGERARLEAERRAIPRKPLDPEVEHARQRLIERHRAMIQTRVLDLWMRPTHWSGLKCTLQITLMSTGEVLQVDVLRGSGDPEFDASMTAAVRDASPLPLPADPALFESFQRLEMSFDPPDPGAGRIYTQS, via the coding sequence ATGACCCGAAGTTTCCTGACCGGATTTCTGCTGCTGTGCTGTTGCGGGCCCGCGGCGGCGTCATGGGAGTCCGCGTCCGACGTGGACGGCGGCGCCGACGGGGTCCGGACACAGGATGTGCGTGGCAACAGCCTGATGATTTATCGCGACGCGAACGGCGCGTTCGAGGCCGCCCTGTATCTCAATGCCTATCTCCCGGAACCGGAACAGCCCGGCACCGCGACGCCGGTGTTGTTCAGCATCGATGACCATGCGCCGCATTTGATCGATTCCGGCGCGTGGGCGGCGGATGCACCCTACCGGAAACTGACGTTCCGGCTCAGCGATCCGGCGGATGCCGGGCTCAGCGAAGCGATGATCGAGATCCTCGAAGGGACGCGCGTCAGTTTTTCCTATCCGGCCGGGGCGCTGGGGCGGGAGACGGTGCGGTTTGCGTTGGCCGACCCCGGACGGCTGGCAGCCGATGTGATCGGGATCGCATTGCCGATCGATCATGCGCGCCACGCCCGCTTGCGCGGCGAGCGCGCGCGCCTCGAGGCGGAGCGCCGGGCGATCCCGCGCAAGCCGCTCGACCCGGAGGTGGAACACGCGCGCCAGCGCCTGATCGAGCGCCACAGGGCGATGATACAGACGCGTGTGCTGGACCTCTGGATGCGGCCGACGCACTGGTCCGGGCTGAAGTGCACCCTGCAGATCACCCTGATGTCCACCGGCGAGGTGTTGCAGGTGGACGTGCTCAGGGGCAGCGGAGATCCGGAGTTCGATGCCTCAATGACGGCGGCGGTGCGCGACGCCTCGCCGTTGCCGCTGCCCGCGGACCCGGCGCTGTTCGAAAGTTTTCAGCGGCTGGAGATGAGTTTCGATCCCCCCGACCCCGGCGCAGGCCGGATCTACACCCAATCGTGA
- a CDS encoding pyridoxal phosphate-dependent aminotransferase, with amino-acid sequence MELSQRVQRIKPSPTLAVTARAAQLRAEGKDIIGFGAGEPDFDTPEHIKQAGIEAIRAGFTRYTPVAGIPKLRQAVADKFLRDNGLKYKPGQVLVSVGGKQSFYNLVQALLNPGDEVIIPAPYWVSYPDMVLLADGVPVFIESGIDQGFKITPAQLEQAITRRTRLVVINSPSNPTGATYSRAELVALGAVLRRHPHVIVASDDIYEHIRLDDGEPFCNILMACPELHERGIVLNGVSKSYSMTGWRIGYAAGPLDLIQAMENIQSQSTSNPTSISQVAAEAALNGDQSFIEDMNRAFRARHDYVVNALNAIRGVRCLPSRGAFYAFPLMQEVIERMNLKDDLELGEFLINEAGVALVPGSAFGAPGYMRLSFATGMDNLKKGLQRISSALDA; translated from the coding sequence GTGGAACTTTCGCAGCGGGTACAGCGCATCAAGCCATCACCGACCCTGGCGGTCACCGCGCGCGCGGCACAGCTGCGCGCGGAAGGCAAGGACATCATCGGTTTCGGCGCCGGCGAGCCGGACTTCGACACTCCCGAACACATCAAGCAGGCCGGAATCGAGGCGATTCGCGCGGGCTTCACCCGTTACACCCCCGTGGCGGGCATTCCCAAGCTGCGCCAGGCGGTGGCGGACAAATTTCTGCGCGACAACGGCCTCAAATACAAACCGGGCCAGGTGCTGGTCTCGGTCGGCGGCAAACAGAGCTTCTACAATCTGGTTCAGGCCCTCCTCAATCCGGGCGACGAAGTCATCATCCCCGCGCCCTACTGGGTCTCCTATCCGGACATGGTGCTGCTCGCGGACGGCGTCCCCGTCTTCATCGAGAGCGGCATCGACCAGGGATTCAAGATCACGCCCGCGCAGCTCGAACAGGCCATCACCCGACGCACGCGTCTGGTGGTCATCAACAGCCCCTCGAATCCGACCGGCGCGACCTACTCGCGCGCGGAACTCGTCGCGCTGGGCGCGGTGCTGCGGCGCCATCCTCACGTGATCGTGGCGAGCGACGACATCTACGAACATATCCGTCTGGACGACGGCGAACCCTTCTGCAACATCCTGATGGCCTGCCCCGAGTTGCACGAGCGCGGCATCGTGCTGAACGGCGTCTCCAAGAGCTATTCGATGACCGGCTGGCGCATCGGCTACGCGGCGGGACCGCTCGACCTGATCCAGGCCATGGAGAACATCCAGTCCCAGAGCACCTCCAACCCCACCTCGATCTCGCAGGTGGCCGCGGAGGCCGCGCTGAATGGCGATCAATCCTTCATCGAGGACATGAACCGCGCCTTTCGCGCGCGCCATGACTATGTGGTGAACGCGCTGAACGCGATACGCGGCGTGCGCTGCCTGCCGTCGCGCGGGGCCTTCTACGCCTTTCCGCTGATGCAGGAAGTGATCGAACGGATGAATCTGAAAGACGATCTGGAGCTGGGGGAATTTCTCATCAATGAGGCGGGGGTGGCGCTGGTGCCCGGCTCGGCGTTCGGCGCCCCGGGATACATGCGGCTGTCCTTCGCTACCGGGATGGACAATCTCAAAAAAGGCCTGCAGCGCATCAGCTCGGCGCTGGACGCCTGA
- the uvrB gene encoding excinuclease ABC subunit UvrB has product MDRKFQLQADFPPAGDQPRAIEELVRGLVDGLARQTLLGVTGSGKTYTIANVIDRVQRPTLVLAPNKTLAAQLYSEMREFFPGNAVEYFVSYYDYYQPEAYVPTTDTYIEKDSSINEQIEQMRLSATKALFERRDTIIVASVSCIYGLGDPQSYLKMVLHLVRGEPTDQRRILRHLANMQYTRNDVELQRGTYRVRGDVIDIFPAESEREAVRVELFDDEIESLSYFDPLTGEILRRAPRLTVYPKTHYVTPHEILMQAIDQIREDLRTRLEELYAANKLVEAQRLEQRTRFDIEMMQELGYCSGIENYSRYLSGRAAGEPPPTLFDYLPPEALLVIDESHVTVPQLGGMYRGDRARKLNLVEYGFRLPSALDNRPLSFEEFEGLAPQTIFVSATPGPYENSHADAVIEQVIRPTGLVDPQVEVRPVLTQVDDLLSEIRLRVERSERVLVTTLTKRMAENLTEYLAEHEVKVRYLHSDVDTVERVEIIRDLRLGAFDVLVGINLLREGLDLPEVSLVAILDADKEGFLRSDRSLIQTIGRAARNINGRVIMYADTVTGSMRRALDETERRRQKQVEYNAAHGITPQGIRKAVVNIIEGEAPEVALSPRDYARVAESVVEYGHMPPEQLRKKIAQLEKEMHRHARDLEFEAAARIRDQIRSIQAANLGLVE; this is encoded by the coding sequence ATGGACAGAAAATTCCAATTGCAGGCAGATTTTCCCCCGGCCGGAGACCAGCCGCGCGCCATCGAGGAACTGGTACGGGGGCTGGTCGACGGACTGGCGCGGCAGACCCTGCTGGGGGTGACCGGATCGGGCAAGACCTACACCATCGCCAACGTGATTGATCGGGTGCAGCGCCCGACCCTGGTGCTGGCGCCGAACAAGACGCTCGCCGCGCAGCTCTACAGCGAGATGCGCGAATTCTTTCCCGGCAACGCCGTCGAATATTTCGTCTCGTATTACGACTACTACCAGCCCGAGGCCTACGTCCCCACCACGGACACCTACATTGAAAAGGACTCCTCGATCAATGAACAGATCGAGCAGATGCGGCTGTCCGCGACCAAGGCCCTGTTCGAGCGCCGCGATACGATCATCGTCGCCTCGGTGTCCTGCATCTACGGTCTGGGCGATCCGCAGTCCTACCTGAAGATGGTGCTGCACCTGGTGCGCGGCGAACCGACCGACCAGCGCCGTATCCTGCGTCATCTCGCGAACATGCAGTACACCCGCAATGACGTCGAGCTGCAGCGCGGCACCTACCGCGTGCGCGGCGACGTGATCGATATCTTCCCGGCCGAATCGGAACGTGAGGCGGTGCGGGTGGAGCTGTTCGACGACGAGATCGAGTCGCTCAGCTATTTCGATCCGCTCACCGGCGAGATCCTGCGCCGCGCCCCGCGCCTGACCGTGTATCCCAAGACGCATTACGTGACGCCGCACGAGATCCTGATGCAGGCGATCGATCAGATCCGGGAGGATCTGCGCACGCGCCTGGAGGAGCTGTACGCGGCCAACAAGCTGGTCGAGGCGCAGCGACTGGAGCAGCGCACGCGCTTCGACATCGAAATGATGCAGGAGCTCGGCTATTGCTCCGGCATCGAGAACTACTCGCGCTACCTGTCCGGCCGCGCGGCGGGGGAACCGCCGCCGACGCTGTTCGACTATCTGCCGCCGGAGGCCCTGCTGGTCATCGACGAGAGCCATGTCACGGTTCCCCAGCTCGGCGGCATGTATCGCGGCGACCGCGCGCGCAAGCTGAACCTGGTGGAATATGGCTTCCGGCTGCCCTCGGCGCTCGACAACCGGCCGCTGAGTTTCGAAGAATTCGAGGGGCTGGCGCCGCAGACGATCTTCGTCTCGGCGACCCCGGGTCCCTATGAGAACAGTCACGCCGACGCGGTGATCGAACAGGTCATTCGTCCGACCGGACTGGTCGACCCGCAGGTCGAGGTACGGCCGGTGCTGACCCAGGTCGACGATCTGTTGTCCGAGATCCGGCTGCGTGTCGAACGCAGTGAACGCGTGCTGGTGACGACGCTGACCAAGCGTATGGCGGAGAACCTGACCGAATATCTGGCGGAGCACGAGGTGAAGGTGCGCTACCTGCATTCCGATGTCGACACCGTGGAGCGCGTGGAGATCATCCGCGATCTCCGGCTCGGCGCCTTCGATGTTCTGGTCGGGATCAACCTGTTGCGCGAGGGGCTCGACCTCCCGGAAGTCTCGCTGGTGGCGATACTCGATGCCGACAAGGAGGGTTTCCTGCGTTCCGACCGTTCGCTGATCCAGACCATCGGCCGCGCCGCGCGCAACATCAATGGTCGGGTGATCATGTACGCCGACACGGTGACCGGCTCGATGCGGCGCGCCCTCGACGAGACGGAGCGCCGGCGCCAGAAGCAGGTCGAGTACAACGCCGCCCACGGTATCACCCCGCAGGGCATTCGCAAGGCGGTGGTGAATATCATCGAGGGGGAGGCGCCCGAAGTGGCGCTGAGCCCGCGCGACTACGCCCGGGTTGCCGAGTCGGTGGTCGAGTACGGCCATATGCCGCCGGAACAGCTGCGCAAGAAGATCGCGCAGCTCGAAAAGGAGATGCACCGCCACGCGCGCGACCTGGAGTTCGAGGCCGCGGCCAGGATCCGGGACCAGATCCGCAGCATCCAGGCGGCGAATCTGGGCCTGGTTGAGTGA